The window CATTGTTTCTACCGCTGTCAGCCTAGGCGCCTAGCCACAGCCCAAGTGAAAGGGATTGACAGTTTCACTGCTCTTCGCCCATCCTCTCTTAAAGCAAGTTTAACAgtacagcccactactagcttcaaatTATCTTAAccaatataatagccaattcatacaatagttgcttactatactattaactaACATGGTGGTCCGCGTAATctacgcggctagcatcattatattttctcttatataatagcatatatgttttctcattatattattcaaatatattagaatgacatcataattttaaattttacaataactttacaaaactataaatatgtaatattcatattatattttataaacgtgttagttattaattatttttaatatctaattttagttatttgtaaattatatatattcctatatggactctagattcgtattttaatatttctttttttaattctgaattttctgtaaattgtatttctatatagactctaggttCTTCTtccaataatatttatttttatttctgaatttttattatttctaattgtatttctatgtggactctaaactcatctctcaatattctttaatttttaatttcgaatttcagttacttctaaattgtatttctatattgactttaaactcttctttccatgtttttcttaatttcgaattttagttatttgtaaattgtatttttatacggactcgaaactctacttttaattttattatgtttattccgaattttagttagttttaaattcctatatggactctatactatacttctaatattcattattttttaattccgaatttctattttttttcataattgtatttctatatgggctctataatctacttctaatattccttatttttaattccgaatttctattatttcctaattgtaatttctattatttcctaattgtatttctatatggactctatactctacttctaatattccttattccttatttttaattccgaatttcaattatttcctaattgtatttctatatggactctagtatgctcttctaatatttcttattttttaattcccaatttcaattatttctaaattgtatttctatatggactctagtctcttcttctaatattccttatttttaattccgaatttcaactatttctaaattgtatttctatatggactctgctttttctttttctccgattaatgtgagaatttctaggacGCGACTACACGTCGGTCGCCCGATGGAGAGCAGGGGAAATcaggcgctgacgtcagcatgacatcagcgcccgatttacgtgcaaaactattttaaactgatttttctcttaaattacttatccaaatcatgatccgattgtaccattaaattcgttgcaattaaatcttcaaaacaagaccacacatggatatattctgacggaattttttttaacttattattgaattatttttaaatgtttcacGATGTTACACCAGGTATaccggaattgtttcactaagtagatcgaaaatgtttcactcggtTAAAtcaggtgttgtttcaccttatataaaaacaatatttcagcaaatagcgaaataatatttcagttcactacaacattagatatatacatagtgaaacattgtgagtacactaggtgaaacatttttcggtggaacaaaaaataaaccaaatttccttaatagggggttccaaaatatgtgggttattttgttgcaatggaatgtttcgttcactgcaacattagatctatacatagtgaaacattgtgagtacattaggtgaaacatttttggtgcaacaaaaaataaaccaaattcccttaatagagggtttacAAAATATGTGTTTGATTTGTTGCAGGTGGGGGCAGGTAATGTGGTGGGGCCTAACAATATCActgcgcgcgggggcggggccgcgggggagcgcccgatcTTTTTGCTCCCCCGTCGGTCGACCGACGAAGAGCATTATcggaatttctaggccatgaaaGCGAACGTAgaggctcttttttctattcctttaataataggaaaaaatacgaattaccccACCCCCGAACTTttgcggtcgtccgaattacccccccccccccgaaccacaaaaccggatattttTCACCCCCAACTGTGCATACCGGACGAAATACCCCCCTCaatccaatccgcggtggttttggcgtacgtggcgtacacgtggcagtccaatcagcattctatttaaaaaagtttgtgggacccacatgtcatactcatcctccactcttcctctctctctctcactcttcctctctcttctctctctctcactctggTCAGCGGCAGGCGGGGGACGGTGACGCGGGGGCGACGGCtgagggcggcggcctcggcgcggagctgcggcgccgccgtgctggTCACCCACGCCCCGGCGCTCCGGCCCCGCGCCAAGATGGAGCTCGGCTGCCTCGTGCGCGCCAACATCGCCGCCAACGACGATGCCCATGCCTGCGCGCTACagcaggaggacgacgacgacagcggcggacggtgacgcgggggcggcggcatcggcgcggAGGTGTGCGTTGGCGCGCGCGCAGCACGTCGGCCTCCCTCTCCAACGGTTGCAGCGCCGGAGCcacccggcgcgcgcgcggagctcgtctgcgtcggcgtcggcctccctctccggcgGTTGCAGCGCCGGAGCCGCCCGACGCGCGCGCGGAGCtcttcggcgtcggcgtcggcctctCTCTCCGGCGGTTGCAGCGCCGGAGCcgctcggcgcgcgcgcggagctcgtcggcgtcggcctccctctccggcggggcagggcggcggagaggcaggGGGGACACGGAGTGTCGGCGGCAGTGTACGCGTCGCGCTAGTCGCCGACGCTGTCGTGCTGGTCCACCGGTCCGCATCCGCCtcgtctcgcgccgccgcccaccgcctgcCTCCGCGCGCTGCATCCGCCTCGTCTCGCATCGCCGcctcgctcgcgccgccgcctcctcttgcGCCGCCCACCCATCGCccgccctccccgcgcgccgcccacccatcccccgcgcgccgcccgcccCATTGCCCGCCCCGCGCGCTGCCTCCGcctcgctcgcgccgtcgcccaccgcccgcctcgtctcgcgccgccgctcaccgcccgcctccgcgcgccgccgcccaccgcccgcccccgcgcgccgcctccatcTCGCTCGCCCCCTGCCTCTCTCGCCATGAGACggtgatagagagagagaggaagagtgagagtgagaagtgagagagagtaGTGTATGACATGCAGGGtcccacaaatttttttaaatagaatgttgactggactgccacgtgtacgccacgtataccaaaaccaccgcggattgagtCGAGAGGGGTATTTCGTCCGGTATGCATAGTTGGGGAtgaagaatatccggttttgtggttcgagggggtaattcggacgaccgcgaaaGTTCGGGGGAGGgcgtaattcgtactttttccttaataatataatagatatctggtcccacctatcatacacacattatgtcttggagtccgtgctgtagctggctacaaatctgttgCCCActgctcttctttcttctttttatctctttaaaatatgtttatagctggtttatagcctgctattgtacctccTCTTATCAATTATCATCCTGCTCCGAGCAGTTCACCCACCCGGCCCTACCGCAACGTCCAAATCTCCGGTTAGGTGCAAAATATCTGCTCAATAAACGCCACCGCGCGTACACAACATTCGATCAGCAGCAAACAGCTTGTCGAGTCGATGCAAAGAAAAGAAGACGGGCCAATGATCAATCCCCATCGTAACCACCGCCACATGACGATGAGCCgatgttgttgatgatgataGAGACCCATCTTTTGCAAAGAAAACTCCTTTGACATACTATTGTGTAACGTGGGTCATTGATATGCCTATCCATAAGTTGTGAAGTCTATATATATCGGTCACTTAAAATCAAAGAGTAGCAAGGTAGAGAATCTGATTCTTGTAGTCTCGAAACTACTGTCTTCCTCCGTTCTAGGAAAAACTTACCTAGAAGAAAAACTTATCTATAAATGGATAAGACATCGCCTAACACAACGAATCTAAATAGGGTATGTGCTCTTCTAGGTTATTTTGTGTGGAACGGAAGTAGACTGCAACAGAATAGGTCATATGCCTATGCTTATGTATGGCAGTGGCATGGCAACCAGCAGCCAGGCCAACCACTACGTCCGTCTCCCTCGGTCCTTGTcgtgatcatcatcatcatcatcacagcACGGTGGTGCGATGCAAGAATTGAGGATGTTGCCGGTCATGTGTGCCCATGTGTTTTTACCGCGTAGTAGTGGTAAAGATCTGCCTTTGGCTTCACCTTTCAAGTTTTTTCACCCACTGAggaatatctatctatctatctgatGATTCTGATCTCATTTTGGCCACTGTTGTCAGCATCCTGAATTACCTTACCCAGGAGAAACCTGGATGAGaaagaaatatcaacaaaaaACACAAAACTATAACGGTTGACGAACACAACAACACACACTCCCTAGTCCCCAAACCCATATATATCTGCCCAGGCAAGAACCGGGAATTCGGCTAGAAATGACCCAGCAACAAACGCACCAAAACGGTCACGATCGTCCTTCTCCATCACCAATGGCTACTCGCCACCCACAAAAACGAAGATAGTATCTAGTACTATCTAGATTGCGACAATTCCTTGCAAATCACAGCTGACGACCTCTTCACCCAAAACATAAAAAATGCAGTGATGACAATTGCAGATACCGCTCTTGAATCTACCCACACTGGTATTCTGTTAACCAACAAATTAGGAGTACTTTCAAGAACATCACTAAAATTCAGACAAGAACTCAATCAACCAGGTGGGGATTGGATTATCAATAGGATGGTAAAATGGTACTAGTAATTACATAGTAGAGCAGAAGGGTAACCCTTATCTTTCCATTTATCAGCTTATCATCATCcaatagattataataatagaGGGAGGAGAAGTAGCAGCTACTAGCCAGTGGAGCTGATTCGAGCAGGGGATGATTTGGAGTTTCTCATCATGGTGAAGAGGAAGGTTTGGCCATGTAGTAGGAGAGATCCCATAAAgccaaaagaaggaagaagaagaagaagaaaaagaaaaggaaaaatggaAGAAAAATCTTCCAAGAACATGGAGATCACAACGAGGGAAATCAAAAATAAACTCCCTTCCGATGATATGATACGCGATGCTCTTTTTTACTCTCTTCTCCCCCACTCtgattctcctcctcttcttggtTGGTTGGTTTCTTGGTGCGGCCGGGGAGGTCAGGGGTCACTGGGCCTCGACGgtgcgggaggaggcggaggacggccggggcgcggcggaggcgccgccggcggccggggaggtgggaggggaggggtgcgggtggccgtggccgtggccctGGGAGTTGGTGCGGTGGAGGCGGCACTTGAACGACCCGGCGTGCGTCGCCGGCGCGCACACGCacttggcgccgccgccgccgccgtggctgccGGAGGAGGCGTTGGAGAAGCTCCGGCGCATCGTcctcggcgacgacgccgcggcgcccgTCGGCGTGGTGTTGGTGCTGTGGTGGCCGTGGAACCTGCCCTCGTCGCCGGTGGTGTCGA of the Oryza sativa Japonica Group chromosome 2, ASM3414082v1 genome contains:
- the LOC4329516 gene encoding uncharacterized protein; the encoded protein is MASNYVDTTGDEGRFHGHHSTNTTPTGAAASSPRTMRRSFSNASSGSHGGGGGAKCVCAPATHAGSFKCRLHRTNSQGHGHGHPHPSPPTSPAAGGASAAPRPSSASSRTVEAQ